The Thioalbus denitrificans region CCCGGAGTGGGCGAAGCAGGCGCGCTTCCTCCAGTACCGGGGCTTCGGCAGTGAGACGATTCGCGCCGCCCTGGGCGGCGATGCGGACGATTAGGCGCCGGCGACGCACGACACAGAACATCCATAAAGCAAGACCAAGACCGAGGCGGTCCGATGACGACGAGCAGTGCAGCACTGAGACAGGCCTTCCTGGAGTACTTCCAGCGCCAGGGCCACACCGTGGTGGCCAGCAGTCCGCTGGTGCCCGGCAACGACCCCACCCTGCTGTTCACCAATGCGGGAATGGTGCAGTTCAAGGACGTGTTCCTCGGCCGCGAGCAGCGCCCCTACAGCCGCGCCGCCACCTCCCAGCGCTGTGTCCGGGCCGGCGGCAAGCACAACGATCTCGAGAACGTGGGCTACACCGCCCGCCACCACACCTTCTTCGAGATGCTGGGCAACTTCAGCTTCGGCGACTACTTCAAGCGCGAGGCCATCGGCTTCGCCTGGGAGTTCCTCACCGGGGTGCTCGCCCTGCCCGCCGAGCGGCTGTGGGTGACGGTCTACCAGGACGACGACGAGGCCGCGGACATCTGGCTCGGGGAGATAGGCGTCGACCCGGCCCGCTTCACCCGCATCGGCGACAAGCCCGGCGGGAAGCAGTACGAGAGCGACAACTTCTGGTCCATGGGCGATACCGGCCCCTGCGGCCCCTGCTCGGAGATCTTCTACGACCACGGGCCGGAGGTGGCGGGCGGCCCCCCCGGCAGCCCCGACGAGGACGGCGATCGCTACATCGAGATCTGGAACCTCGTGTTCATGCAGTACGACCGCGCCGCCGACGGCACCCTCAATCCCCTGCCCAAGCCCTCGGTGGACACCGGCATGGGGCTGGAGCGGCTGGCGGCGGTGATGCAGGGGGTGCACAGCAACTACGAGATCGATCTCTTCCACCACCTCATCGAGGCGGCGGCGGCGCTGGCGGGTCTCGACAGCACGGCCAACGTCTCCCTGCGGGTCATCGCCGACCACATCCGCTCCTGCAGCTTCCTGGTGACCGACGGCGTGCTGCCCTCCAACGAGGGGCGCGGCTACGTGCTCCGCCGCATCATCCGCCGGGCCATCCGCCACGGCCACAAGCTGGGCCTGCGCGAGCCCTTCTTCCACAAGCTGGTGGCCCCGCTGGTGGCGGAGATGGGCGCGGCCTACCCGGAGCTGGCCGCGGCCCGGGCCCAGGTGGAGCGGGTGCTCGCCCGCGAGGAGGAGCGCTTCGCCGAAACCCTCGACCAGGGCTTGCGCATCTACGAGGAGAAGACCGCCGGCCTCGACCGGGGCGGGGTGATCCCGGGTGATGTCCTGTTCCTGCTCTACGACACCTACGGCTTCCCGGTGGACCTCACCGCCGACATCGCCCGCGAGCGGGGCCTGGGCGTGGACATGGCCGGCTTCGAGCGCGAGATGGAGGGTCAGCGGGAGCGGGCCCGCGCCGCCAGCCAGTTCGGCTCCGACTACCACGCCACTCCCGCGGTGGAGGGGCGCACCGAGTTCACCGGCTACGACGGCGTCGCCGGCGAGGGCACCGTCACCGCCCTCTACCGCGACGGCGAGGCGGTAGAGACGCTCGCCGCGGGCGAGCAGGGCGTGGTGGTGCTGGACCGCACGCCCTTCTACGCCGAGTCGGGCGGCCAGGTGGGCGACCACGGCACCCTCACCTCGGGCGAGGCCTCCTTCGAGGTGGGCGACACCCGCAAGGAGGGCGCGGTGCACCTGCACCTCGGCCGGCTGCGCCTGGGCAGCCTGCGGGTGGGGGACCGCGTGCGCGCCGAGGTGAGCGCGCGGGAGCGTGGCGCCACCGCCTGCAACCACTCGGCCACCCACCTGCTGCACGCGGCGCTGCGCCGGGTGCTGGGCGGGCACGTGACCCAGAAGGGCTCGCTGGTGGAGCCCGGCCGGCTGCGCTTCGACTTCTCCCACTTCGAGCCCATGACCGCCGCGGAGCTGCGCGAGGTGGAGCGGCTGGTGAACGGGCAGATCCGCGCCAACCTGCCGGTACAGGCCGACGAGATGACCTATGACGAGGCCATCGAGCGCGGCGCCATGGCGCTGTTCGGCGAGAAGTACGGCGATCGGGTGCGGGTGCTCAGCATGGGCGAGTTCTCCACCGAGCTGTGCGGCGGCATCCACGTGCGCCGCACCGGCGACATCGGCCTGTTCAAGATCGTGGCCGAGGCGGGCGTGGCCGCCGGCGTGCGCCGCATCGAGGCGGTGACCGGCGCCGGCGCCCTGGAGTGGGTGGAGGGCATGCAGGCCCAGCTGGAGCACATCGGCGCGCTGTTCAAGGGCGGACGCGAACAGCTCGACGTGCGCGTGGCCCAGGCCCTGGAGCGCAGCCGGGCCCTGGAGAAGGAGCTGGAACGGCTGAAGGGCCGGCTCGCCAGCGTCGCCGGCTCCGATCTGGCCGGACAGGCGCAGGAGATCGGCGGGGTGAAGGTGCTGGCCGCCCGGCTGGACGGGGCCGATCCCAAGTCCCTGCGCGAGACCCTGGATCAGCTGAAGAACAAGATGGGCACCGCCGCCATCGTGCTCGCCACCGTGAGCGAGGGCAAGGTGACCCTGGTGGCCGGCGTCACCAAGGACGCCACCGGTCGCCTCAAGGCCGGCGAGCTGGTCAACGTGGTGGCCAGCCGCGTGGGCGGGCGCGGCGGCGGCCGGCCCGACATGGCCCAGGCGGGCGGCACCCAGCCGGAGAACCTGGACGGGGCGCTGGCGGACGTGCCGGGCTGGGTGGCGGAGCAGCTGGGCGCCTGATGTTTAGATTTCCGGTGGATAAACCTATAAAATAACGCGTTTTTATCGCCCAAGAGGCAGTACATGGCACTTATTGTTCAGAAGTACGGCGGTACCTCGGTGGGCACCATCGAGCGCATCGAGAACGTGGCCGAGAAGGTCAGCCGGACCCGGGACGCGGGCAACAGCGTGGTGGTGGTGGTCTCCGCCATGAGCGGGGAGACCAACCGGCTGCTCGACCTGGCCCGCGGGATCGACCAGAACCCCACCCAGCGCGAAATGGACGTGCTGGTCTCCACCGGCGAGCAGGTGACCATCGCGCTTCTCAGCATGGCGCTGACCAAGCGCGGCTGCCCGGCCCGCTCCTACACCGGCGGCCAGGTGAAGATCCTGACCGACAGCGCCCACACCAAGGCGCGCATCCTCGACATCGAGACCGAGCGCATGCGCGCCGACCTCGACGCCGGCCGCGTCCTGGTGGTGGCCGGCTTCCAGGGGGTAGACGAGGGCGGCAACATCACCACGCTCGGCCGCGGCGGCTCCGACACCACCGCCGTGGCCCTGGCCGCGGCGCTGAAGGCCGACGAGTGCCAGATCTACACCGACGTGGACGGCGTCTACACCACCGACCCGCGGGTGGTCTCCGAAGCCCGGCGGCTCGATCGCATCACCTTCGAGGAGATGCTGGAGATGGCGAGCCTCGGCTCCAAGGTGCTGCAGATCCGCTCGGTGGAGTTCGCCGGCAAGTACAACGTCCCCCTGCGCGTGCTGTCGAGCTTCGAAGAGGGCCCCGGCACGCTGATCACCTACGAGGAAGAGGACCAGGCTATGGAACAACCCGAAATCTCCGGCATCGCCTTCAACCGGGACGAGGCGAAGCTGACCATCACCGGCGTGCCTGACCGCCCGGGCGTGGCCTACAAGATCCTGGGCCCCATCGGCGAGAGCAACATCGAGGTGGACATGATCGTCCAGAACGTGGGGGCGGACGACACCACCGACTTCACCTTCACCGTCCACCGCAACGACTATGAAAAGGCGCTCGGGCTGCTGGAGCGGACCGCCGCCGACCTTGGCGCCCGCTCCGTGAGCGGCGACAAGAAGATCGCCAAGATCTCCCTCGTGGGCGTGGGCATGCGCTCCCATGCCGGCATCGCCAGCAGGATGTTCGAGTGCCTGGCGAAGGAGGGCATCAACATCCAGATGATCTCCACCTCGGAGATCAAGATCTCCGTGGTCATCGACGAGAAGTACCTGGAGCTCGGCGTGCGCGCTCTGCACTCGGGCTTCGGACTGGAAGGGGCGCAGGAGGAGACCATCTCCTCCTGACCCGACAACGGGTCCACCCTGCAGGCCAGCCGCGCCAGGGTTCAAGGGGTGGCGCAGCGGGTCCGGCGGGGAGGCCTCAGCAACAGCCAGGGAAGGACTGAGGAGCTGCAAAAACACAAGCGAAGACGGGTCCCGTACAGGGTTGAAACATTATTGTCAAACATTGTCACAGTCGCTTGATATCCAACCCCAACCCGGGAACCCTGAAGCAGCACCGGAATCATAAAACGACGCAATAGGGAAGTGAGGTGATTGACGATGTTAATTCTGACAAGGCGTGTCGGTGAAACCCTGATGATTGGCGACGAAGTCACCGTGACGGTGCTCGGGGTCAAGGGCAACCAGGTGCGGATCGGCGTAAACGCTCCCAAGGATGTCTCCGTTCATCGCGAGGAGATCTACCAGCGTATCCAGCATGAAAAGGAGGGCGAGCCGGACAGCAATGCCGGTTGATTCACAGTCCTTTCAGACCCCCTGAGAAGGCCGATCGTGTTCTACACATCGGCCTTCTTTCATGCTATTCTTCGCGCTCGTTTTTGGAGAGGTGGCCGAGAGGCTGAAGGCGCTCCCCTGCTAAGGGAGTATGGGGTCAAAAGCTCCATCGAGGGTTCGAATCCCTCCCTCTCCGCCAGTATCCCAGGAAGCAGACCGCCCGCAGGCGGTTTTTTTGTGCCTGGAATTGACCGGATTCGTTACCGCCGGGAATCCGATCTCCGGATCGTATCTTCCAGGCGGTGTCTTCCGGATGATCGTCCCGGCGCTCAGACCGCGCCTGGCTCGAGATTCAGCGTCACCCGGATCATGCCGGGTTCGTCCGCCACGGCGGCTTCCCTGAACCCGAGGATGCCGCACAGCTTGCGCATCTGCCGGTTCTCCTGCAGCACGTCGCCGAAGATCTCCCGGATGCCGCGCTGGCGCGCGTAGTCGATGATGCGCTTCATCAGGAAGATGCCCAGGCCCATGGCGGTCATGTCGTGGCGGACGATGATGGCGTACTCGGCGCGCTCGTTCTCCGTGTCGGCGATGATGTTCGCCACGCCGTAGATCTCGGTCTTCCCGGGAATGCCGCTCTCGGTGAGGATGAGCCCCATCTCGCGGTCGTAGTCGATCTGGGTGAAGCGGACCGCCGCCACGTGGGAGAGAGTCTTCATGGAAATGAAGAAGCGCAGGCGGACCTCCTCCGGGGTGAGCTTGCTGAAGGTGGCCTGCAGCGAGGGTTCGTCCTCCGGGCGGATGGGGCGCAGCAGGAGCGTGCGCCCGTCGCCGAGGGGAATCTCCTCCTCCAGCTCCTTGGGGTAGGGGCGAATCGCGAGGCGCTGGCCTGCCGGCCCCGTGGCCTCGCCCACCCGCATGCGCGCATCCAGCGCGATTACCCCGTATTGGTCGGCCAGCAGGGGATTGATGTCCAGTTCCATGAGCTCGGGGATGTCGATGACCAGCTGCGCCACCTTGATGAGGGTGAGCGCGATGGCCTCGAGGTTGGCGGGGGGCAGATCCCGGTAGCCCTGCAGCAGGCTGTGGATGCGGGTGCGCGACATGACCTCGTGGGCCAGCCGCATGTTGAGCGGCGGCAGGGCCAGCGCCTGGTCCTTCAGCACTTCAACGGCGGTGCCGCCCTGCCCGAAGAGGATGGTGGGGCCGAACTGGGGATCCTCCGTCACCCCGATGATGAGCTCGAAGGCCTGCGGCCGGCGCACCATGGGCTGGACGCTGAAACCGGTCAGCCGCGCTTCGGGGCGGGCCCACCGGACCCGCTCCTGCATGGTGACGGCCATCTCCTGCACGGCGGCGGGGCCGTCGAGATCCCGGGCGACCCCGCCCACGTCGGACTTGTGGCTGATGTCCGGGGAGACGATCTTGAGCACCACGGTCCCGCCGATCCGCGCCGCGACCGAGGCGGCCTCCCCGGGTGTGCGCGCCCACTCGGTGGAAACGATCGGGACACCGTAGGCGGCGAGCACCTCCTTGGCCTCGGGCTCCGTGAGCCAGTCGCGGCTCTCCCCCAGTGCCTGCCGGATGACCCGCTGCGCCCGCGCCGTGTCGGTGGTGAACTCCTCCGGCACCGACGGCGGGGTCTCCATCAGCGTCTCCTGGTTGCGGCGGTAGTTCACCAGGTGCATGAAGGCGCGCACCGCCTGTTCGGGGGTGTCGTAGCTCGGGATCCGGTGGCGGGCGAACAGGTGGCGCACCTCCGCCGCGGAGCCGTCGCCGACCCAGCTGGTCAGCAGCGGCAGCTTCGGCTTCGCCGTGGCGGTGCGGATCACCGCCTGGGCGGCGTCGGTGCTGGAGGCCACCGCCGTGGGGCAGTTGAGGACGAGGATGGCATCGATGTCCCGGTCGTTCGCCAGCACCTCCAGGGCGTCGGCGTAGCGGCTGCCCGTGGCGTCACCGACGATGTCCACGGGATTACCGTGGGACCAGGTGGGCGGCAGTACCCGGTCGAGGTTCGCCAGGGTCTCCGGGGCGAGCTCCGCCAGGCGCGCGCCCTCGTCGATGACCGCGTCCGCGGCGAGCACGCCGACCCCGCCGCCGTTGGTGAGGATCGCCAGCCGCTCCCCCCTCGGCCTGCAGCCCATGGCCAGGGTCTCGGCCGCGTCGAACAGCTCCTCCAGGGTATAGACCCGCAGCATGCCCGCGCGCCGGAAGGCCGCGTCATAGACCGCGTCCGAGCCGGCCAGCGCCCCGGTGTGGGAGGCGGCCGCCCGGGCTCCCTCGGCGTGGCGGCCCGCCTTGACAATGATGACCGGCTTCATCCGCGCCGCGGCGCGGGCGGCCGACATGAACTTGCGCGCGTTGGTGATCGCCTCGACGTAGAGGAGGATGGCCCGGGTCTCCCGCTCGTTGGCGAGATAGTCCAGCAGGTCGGCGAAATCCACGTCGGCCATGTCGCCGAGGGAGACCAGGTGCGAGAAGCCGATGCCGCGGCTCTGCGCCCAGTCCAGGATGGAGGTGACGATGGCCCCGGACTGGGTGACGAAGGCGAGCTGGCCCGCCAGTGGGTTGAGGTGGGCGAAGCTGGCGTTGAGCCCGATGCCGGGAATCAGGACGCCCAGGCAGTTCGGCCCGACGATGCGCAGGGTGTGGGGCCGGGCCGCGTCCAGCATGGCCTGCTGCAGCTCCCGGCCGTGGGTTTGGGCGGTTTCGCCGAAGCCGGCGGTAATCACCACCGCGGCCTTGGTCCCCCGCGCGCCGAGCTCGGCGATGATGCCGGGGACGGCATCGGGCGGGGTGGCGATGACGGCGAGATCGGGCGTGACGGGGAGGTTGGCCACGTCCGGGTAGGTCCACACGCCGCGGACGAAGCGGTGGCTGGGGTTGACGGGCATGATGGGCCCGTCGAAGCCGCCGAGGTAGAGGTTGTTGGCCAGCACCGCGCCGATGGACGACGGCCTGTCGCTCGCGCCGATCAGTGCAACGGATTTCGGCCGGAACACGAACTCGAGGTTTTTGATGGTCATGTCACGCCTTGCAGGTCATCAGCCGGACCGCGCATCGACCGGGCTGCGGGTGTCGATCCAAGTCTGGGACACTACACTGGAGTTAACAACCCAGGCACCAGGTGCAGATGCCGATGAACGAAGGACCACCCACGGGCCGGAACGCGCCACCCAACCTGGCGGACTACGAGGCCGAGTGCGCCGCCTTCTCGTGGGAGGCCGCCCGCGCCGGGCTGGAGGGACTGCCCGGCGGGGCCGGCCTGAATATCGCCCACGAGGCGGTCGACCGCCATGCCGCCGGTCCGCGCCGGGAGCGGATCGCCCTGCGCGCGCTGCGCCGCGACGGGTCCGTGCAGGAGATCACCTATGGGGCGCTGCGCGAGCTCACCGGCCGCTTCGCCAACCTGCTGCAGGGCCTGGGAGTGGGGCCGGGGGAGACCGTCTTCACCCTGCTCGGCCGGGTGCCCGAGCTCCATGTTACCGCCGTGGGCGCCTGGAAGCACCGCAGCGTCTTCTGCCCGCTGTTCTCGGCGTTCGGCCCCGAGCCCGTCCGCACGCGCCTGGAGATCGGCCGGGCCCGGGTGCTGGTCACCACGGCGGCGCTCTACAGGCGCAAGGTGGAGCCGCTGCGCGCGGCGCTCCCGCACCTGGCGCACGTGCTGCTGGTCGGCCTGGAGGGCGCGGCGGCCCCCGCCGGCACGCACGACTTCGACCGCCTGCTCCGGGCGGCGGATGCCCGCTTCGACATTCCCCCCACCGACCCGCAGGCGCCGGCCCTGCTTCACTTCACCAGCGGCACCACCGGCCGCCCGAAGGGGGCCCTCCACGTGCACGAGGCGGTGGTAGCCCACCACGCCACCGGGCGGCTGGCCCTCGATCTCCACCCGGAGGACATCTACTGGTGCACGGCGGATCCCGGCTGGGTGACGGGCATCTCCTACGGTGTCATCGCGCCGCTGACCGTCGGCGCGACCCTCGTCGTGGACGAGGAGGAGTTCGACGTGGAGCGCTGGTACCGGGTGCTCCAGGAGCAGGGGGTGAACGTCTGGTACACCGCCCCCACGGCGGTGCGGATGATGATGAAGTACGGCGCGGAGGTGGCGCGTGGCTACGACTTCTCGGCCCTGCGCTTCCTGGCCAGCGTGGGCGAGCCCCTCAACCCGGGGGCGGTTGAGTGGGGGCGGGAGGCCTTCGGCCTGCCGTTCCACGACAATTGGTGGCAGACCGAGACGGGGGCTATCATGATCGCCAACTTCCGCGCCATGGCGATCCGGCCGGGCTCCATGGGCCGGCCGGTGCCCGGCATCGAGGCGGCCATCGTGCGCCGCACCGGTGCGGCCGGCGTGGAGGTGGTGGAAGAGGCTGGCGTGACCGGCGAGCTGGCGCTGCGCAGCGGCTGGCCCTCCATGTTCCGCGGCTATCTCGGTGACGAGGCGCGCTATCGCAAGTGCTTCGCCGGCGGCTGGTACCTCAGCGGCGACCTGGCCCGGCGTGACGCCGACGGCTACTTCTGGTTCGTCGGCCGGGCGGACGACCTCATCAAGTCCGCCGGCCACCTCATCGGGCCGTTCGAGGTGGAGAGCGTGCTGATGGAACACCCGGCGGTGGCCGAGGCCGGCGTCATCGGCAAGCCCGACCCGATGGCCGGCGAGATCGTCAAGGCGTTCGTGGTGCTGAAGCCCGGCCTGGTCATGGACCGGGATCTGCAGCGCCAGCTCCTGGCCCACGCCCGCCGGCGCCTCGGCGCGGCGGTGGCGCCGAAGGAGATCGAGGCCCGGCCCGAACTCCCCAAGACACGCTCCGGCAAGATCATGCGGCGGCTGCTGAAGGCGCAGGAGACGGGACAGCCGGCGGGCGACCTCTCGACACTGTCGGGCGATGCATAGGCGAGGCGATAGAGAATCATGAACAGAGAGGCACTCCGGGCGGAGACGCTCGACATCCTGCAGGAAATCGTTCCCGACCTCGAACCGGAACGGCTCGACAGCAAGGCCAGCTTCCGGGACCAGTTCGAAATCGACTCCATCGACTACCTCAACTTCGTCCTCACCCTGGAAAAGAAGCTCGGCATCACCATCCCCGAGGTGGACTACCCCCGGCTCTCCAGCCTCGACGGCTGCCTCGCCTACCTGGAGGCGAAGACCGGCGGCTGAGGGACGCCCGGAATCGCCGCGAGGGCGCGCCTCCCACAAGGCATCCCGGCCCCTGCGGCTCGATCAAAGCCAGTGGGAGGCCCGCCCCCGGGGCGATAGGGGCGGGGCCGGAGCCCGGTGGATGACTTGTCCCCGGAGCACCGGAAGCCAACGGGACAGGAAATCATGTCACCCCTGTAAATCCTGTCCATTCAAAACCAATCGCCGCGAGGGCGCGCCTCCCACAAGGCATCCCGGCCCCTGCGGCTCGATCAAAGCCAGTGGGAGGCCCGCCCCCGGGGCGATAGGGCGGGGCCGGAGCCCGGTGGATGAATGGTCTCCGGAGCACCGGAAGCCAACGGGACAGGAAATCATGTCAATCCTGTAAATCCTGTCTATTCGAATATCCATCATTCCAGCCGTGCCTCCGCCCACGCCAGCACCTCACTGAAGGGCATCCGCTCCAGCCGCCCGAACAGCCGGTGGCTGCCGAGCCTGGCGCGGCTCAGCTTCGGGGTGGTGACGCCGCAGAGAAAACGGGCCAGCGCCCGTGGAGTGCCGAGCAGCGCCTCGCTCTCCAGCAGGGGTTCGAGCTCCGTTCCCAGCCCCGGCGGAATGGGCGGGTTCCGCCGCTCGACGGTCACGGCACCCTCGCCGCGGCAGCCGCTGCAGTGGCCGCAGGGCTCCACCAGGGTCTCGCCGAAGTGGGCGGCCAGCGCGGCGCTGCGGCAGCCCTCACCGGCGGCGAGCGCGAGCACCTGCCCCAGGCGATCGATCTCTGCGGCCTCCCGCCGCAGCATCCGCTGGTGGAGTTGATCGGCCAGGGAGTCGGTGTCCTCCGGGGCGCGCAGGCGCCGGTAGCGGTTGCGCACCCCGGCCGCCTTCACCTCCAGCATCCGCTGCTCCCCGAGCCAGTCCAGCGCGCGGATCACCCGCTCCCGGTCGCAGCCGAGGGCCGCGGCCGCCGCGGCCGGGTCGAGGCTGAACCAGGTGCGGCCCTTGCGCGCCTGGCGGAAGAGCCCCTCGAGGAAGATGCGCCGCTCGCCCTCGAAGCGATCCAGGATCTCCCCCGAGCCGAACAGCGGCTGGAAACGGTAGTCGGCATAGAAAGGCGTGCCGGCCTCCAGCCAGCCCTCCAGCTCCAGGTAGGTGAGCAGGGTGCGCAGGACCAGGGGGCGGATATCGTGGCGGGCCGAGAACTCGTAGAGGGACAGGTCGAACGCCTCCCCCGCGGCGAAGAGCGCACCCAGCAGGCCGCGCACCGCGCCGACGTCGGGCGTATCGCCGTAGACGAAGTTCTCCAGCACGTTGAGATCGTCGGCGCAGAGCAGCAGGTGGCAGATGGCGGGCTCTCCGTCCCGTCCCGCCCGGCCGATCTCCTGGGCGTAGTTCTCCAGGCTCTTGGGCGGGTTGTAGTGGTAGACGTAGCGGATGTCCGCCTTGTCCACCCCCATGCCGAAGGCGATGGTGGCCACCACGATCCCGTCTCCCGAGGCCATGAACCACTCCTGCACCCGGGTCCGCTCCTCCTCCTTCAGGCCGGCATGGTAGGCCCGCGCCGGCAGGCCGGCCCCGGCGAGCCGGCCGGCCAGCGTCTCGGCGGTGCGCTGCAGGGTGACGTAGACGATGGTGGGGCCGCGCGGACGCTCCCGGAGCAGGCCCAGCAGCTTCCCGTCGCGCCGGTCGGCTGCCACCGGGGTCGTCAGCAGGTGGAGATTGGGCCGGTAGAAGCCGGTGCGCACGGCGCACCCGGGCGCGATCCGGAACGCCGCGCAGATATCCTCCAGCACCCTGGGCGTGGCCGTGGCGGTCAGGGCCAGGATGCGCTCGGCGCCGAACTCGCGGGCGAACTCCGCCAGCTTGAGGTAGTCGGGCCGGAAGTTGTGGCCCCACTCGGAGATGCAGTGGGCCTCGTCCACGGCGAACAGCGACACCCGCACCCGGGCGATGGCCGCGCGGAAGCGCTCGTTGTTGAAGCGCTCGGGGGCCACGTAGAGCAGCCGCAGGCTGCCGTCGCGGACCCGCTCCATCACCTCCCGGTGGCCCTCGGCGCCGAGGGTCGAGTCGAGGCGCCGGGCGGCGATGCCGCGGGCGGCCAGGGCGTCGATCTGATCCTTCATCAGGGCGATGAGGGGCGAGACCACCAGGGTCAGGCCCGGCAGCAGCAGGGCGGGCAGCTGGTAGCAGAGGGACTTGCCGCCCCCGGTGGGAAACACCGCCGCCGCGGAGCGCCCGGCCAGCAGGTGCTCCATCACCGGCGCCTGGCCGGGGCGCAGCTCCGCGTGGCCGAAGTGTTCCCCGAGGGCGGACCGAATCCGTTCGGTCATGGGTATCCTCCTGGAAGGTTGGTCGGGTCATCAGGACCGGGTGGCCCGAACCCGGTCGCGGAGTTCCGTCCCCGCGCCGGAACCCACCCGGCAACCGGGCCAAGACACCACACAACCGCCCGCGGCGTCAATGGCCCGGGTATGCCGCGCAGGTAAGCCCGTGACCCACCGGGGCGGCGGGAAAGGGCGGTCGGCCAGCGCCGGTTACGGCGCCGGCCACTCCCTTGACAGCCCAGCCCCGAATGAGGAAAATACCGCACCTCAGCAAGGCGCCCGTAGCTCAGCTGGATAGAGTACCTGGCTACGAACCAGGCGGTCGCACGTTCGAATCGTGCCGGGCGCGCCAGAATCCCAAAAGGGCCGACTGCCTTCAGCAGTCGGCCCTTTTCGTTTTTTACCTCGCATCAACGCCAACCCCGCGCCTGCTCCAGCCGTAACCTCAAGGTGGCCCCTGAAATATTCCCGAGCGGGAAAGAGTCGTTTGTAATGCAGACAGTGGTCCTCTATCTTTCCCGAACGGGAAATTCTGGAGTGCCCGCATGAACCGCAAAGCGCCATTGCCGAACTGGACTCTCGTGACCGCCGAGGACATCGGCCGCTGTGTCCGTGACCAGCGCAAGGCCCAGGGGGCCACCCAGTCCGATCTCGCCGCCCTGTGCGGCGTCGGTATTCGCTTCATTTCCGAACTGGAGAACGGCAAGCCCACCGCAGAGTTGGGCAAGGTCCTGCAGCTGCTCAAGTGCCTGGGGCTCGAGATCAGTGCGAGGCCCCGGCACTGGGAATCTAGATCTATATGGCGGTCTGAATAATCAGCTGCAGCATCGTCTGTACTTGGATCGAAAAGCAGGGCATGTCCGCACATCGCTTCGGACGCATCTGGAGGTTCAGGAAGGACGATGTGGACAATTTGGTGAAGGCTGGCGGCGTGGTGGACAAGACAAGACAGGAACAAGGGGAATGAGAAGGAAGAACGGAAATGACAATTCAGTCGCTCTGGATATCGGGACCCTCTCAGGACATCTCTGGGAGGCGGCCAATATCCTGCGTGGCCCGGTCGATGCGGCCGATTTCAAGACCTACATCTTCCCGCTGTTGTTC contains the following coding sequences:
- the alaS gene encoding alanine--tRNA ligase, whose amino-acid sequence is MTTSSAALRQAFLEYFQRQGHTVVASSPLVPGNDPTLLFTNAGMVQFKDVFLGREQRPYSRAATSQRCVRAGGKHNDLENVGYTARHHTFFEMLGNFSFGDYFKREAIGFAWEFLTGVLALPAERLWVTVYQDDDEAADIWLGEIGVDPARFTRIGDKPGGKQYESDNFWSMGDTGPCGPCSEIFYDHGPEVAGGPPGSPDEDGDRYIEIWNLVFMQYDRAADGTLNPLPKPSVDTGMGLERLAAVMQGVHSNYEIDLFHHLIEAAAALAGLDSTANVSLRVIADHIRSCSFLVTDGVLPSNEGRGYVLRRIIRRAIRHGHKLGLREPFFHKLVAPLVAEMGAAYPELAAARAQVERVLAREEERFAETLDQGLRIYEEKTAGLDRGGVIPGDVLFLLYDTYGFPVDLTADIARERGLGVDMAGFEREMEGQRERARAASQFGSDYHATPAVEGRTEFTGYDGVAGEGTVTALYRDGEAVETLAAGEQGVVVLDRTPFYAESGGQVGDHGTLTSGEASFEVGDTRKEGAVHLHLGRLRLGSLRVGDRVRAEVSARERGATACNHSATHLLHAALRRVLGGHVTQKGSLVEPGRLRFDFSHFEPMTAAELREVERLVNGQIRANLPVQADEMTYDEAIERGAMALFGEKYGDRVRVLSMGEFSTELCGGIHVRRTGDIGLFKIVAEAGVAAGVRRIEAVTGAGALEWVEGMQAQLEHIGALFKGGREQLDVRVAQALERSRALEKELERLKGRLASVAGSDLAGQAQEIGGVKVLAARLDGADPKSLRETLDQLKNKMGTAAIVLATVSEGKVTLVAGVTKDATGRLKAGELVNVVASRVGGRGGGRPDMAQAGGTQPENLDGALADVPGWVAEQLGA
- a CDS encoding aspartate kinase yields the protein MALIVQKYGGTSVGTIERIENVAEKVSRTRDAGNSVVVVVSAMSGETNRLLDLARGIDQNPTQREMDVLVSTGEQVTIALLSMALTKRGCPARSYTGGQVKILTDSAHTKARILDIETERMRADLDAGRVLVVAGFQGVDEGGNITTLGRGGSDTTAVALAAALKADECQIYTDVDGVYTTDPRVVSEARRLDRITFEEMLEMASLGSKVLQIRSVEFAGKYNVPLRVLSSFEEGPGTLITYEEEDQAMEQPEISGIAFNRDEAKLTITGVPDRPGVAYKILGPIGESNIEVDMIVQNVGADDTTDFTFTVHRNDYEKALGLLERTAADLGARSVSGDKKIAKISLVGVGMRSHAGIASRMFECLAKEGINIQMISTSEIKISVVIDEKYLELGVRALHSGFGLEGAQEETISS
- the csrA gene encoding carbon storage regulator CsrA; this encodes MLILTRRVGETLMIGDEVTVTVLGVKGNQVRIGVNAPKDVSVHREEIYQRIQHEKEGEPDSNAG
- a CDS encoding bifunctional acetate--CoA ligase family protein/GNAT family N-acetyltransferase, whose product is MTIKNLEFVFRPKSVALIGASDRPSSIGAVLANNLYLGGFDGPIMPVNPSHRFVRGVWTYPDVANLPVTPDLAVIATPPDAVPGIIAELGARGTKAAVVITAGFGETAQTHGRELQQAMLDAARPHTLRIVGPNCLGVLIPGIGLNASFAHLNPLAGQLAFVTQSGAIVTSILDWAQSRGIGFSHLVSLGDMADVDFADLLDYLANERETRAILLYVEAITNARKFMSAARAAARMKPVIIVKAGRHAEGARAAASHTGALAGSDAVYDAAFRRAGMLRVYTLEELFDAAETLAMGCRPRGERLAILTNGGGVGVLAADAVIDEGARLAELAPETLANLDRVLPPTWSHGNPVDIVGDATGSRYADALEVLANDRDIDAILVLNCPTAVASSTDAAQAVIRTATAKPKLPLLTSWVGDGSAAEVRHLFARHRIPSYDTPEQAVRAFMHLVNYRRNQETLMETPPSVPEEFTTDTARAQRVIRQALGESRDWLTEPEAKEVLAAYGVPIVSTEWARTPGEAASVAARIGGTVVLKIVSPDISHKSDVGGVARDLDGPAAVQEMAVTMQERVRWARPEARLTGFSVQPMVRRPQAFELIIGVTEDPQFGPTILFGQGGTAVEVLKDQALALPPLNMRLAHEVMSRTRIHSLLQGYRDLPPANLEAIALTLIKVAQLVIDIPELMELDINPLLADQYGVIALDARMRVGEATGPAGQRLAIRPYPKELEEEIPLGDGRTLLLRPIRPEDEPSLQATFSKLTPEEVRLRFFISMKTLSHVAAVRFTQIDYDREMGLILTESGIPGKTEIYGVANIIADTENERAEYAIIVRHDMTAMGLGIFLMKRIIDYARQRGIREIFGDVLQENRQMRKLCGILGFREAAVADEPGMIRVTLNLEPGAV